A single region of the Garra rufa chromosome 6, GarRuf1.0, whole genome shotgun sequence genome encodes:
- the ildr1a gene encoding immunoglobulin-like domain-containing receptor 1a translates to MRRLIVSALLLSLLTSGILSIQVTLSELEKRTTLFASVTLRCDYSTSAPQQNVVVTWRYKSFCKDPVLDYYSTAYQSALQLGRDPANDCVDSQRTIRTVAQKLGSNEAVLGVEYRDRKIYVQNKADLVIQEVMWWDNGMYFCSVEAPGDTVGDSDQEMKLIVYHWLTVLLIVLGVLMLVLLFCVCCCQCCPQKCCCYVRCPCCPDTCCCPAKLVMQHRMMKEAQKAMTPWMNGQPIYAPMSNHSSSYQMNPMLYAGSASGKGAMTPVPLPPPHMTAMPVNMPPPSFHGNGSAHGTNHVLDYLENQVRGMDATSPLLQPQPSIPLQHMPPPPQHMPQHVPFSAGPPSMLSGLDDGPASRRVPPGSRGGRSSGSSAYGAPRHYPRPAIPRSYSQEDVLDARGRSGEYRPRSRSRDDLLAYDRRGPSRRDQYSPLPRRGSWSSTNDEDSRRGGARGGRGGGWSEHPPSYSEYEPGKKPTKRPERFSDKSSRSGTSIVI, encoded by the exons CGGTCACCCTGCGCTGCGATTACTCCACTTCAGCTCCGCAGCAGAATGTTGTGGTCACTTGGAGATACAAATCCTTCTGCAAAGACCCTGTTCTGGACTACTACTCCACAG CGTACCAGTCTGCGCTCCAGTTGGGTCGAGACCCTGCTAATGACTGCGTGGACTCGCAGCGCACCATCCGAACTGTGGCTCAGAAACTGGGATCCAATGAGGCGGTGCTGGGCGTCGAGTACAGAGATCGCAAAATCTACGTTCAGAACA AGGCTGATCTGGTCATTCAGGAGGTGATGTGGTGGGATAACGGGATGTATTTCTGCTCTGTGGAAGCACCTGGAGACACAGTCGGAGATTCAGACCAAGAGATGAAGCTCATAGTGTACC ATTGGTTGACGGTTCTCCTCATCGTTTTGGGTGTGCTGATGCTGGTCCTCCTCTTCTGTGTGTGCTGCTGTCAGTGCTGTCCGCAGAAGTGCTGCTGTTACGTGCGCTGCCCCTGCTGTCCAGACACCTGCTGCTGCCCCGCCAAAT TGGTGATGCAGCACAGAATGATGAAGGAGGCACAGAAGGCCATGACGCCGTGGATGAACGGACAGCCGATCTACGCGCCGATGAGCAACCACAGCTCCTCTTACCAGATGAACCCCATGCTGTACGCAG GCTCAGCGTCAGGGAAAGGTGCGATGACGCCCGTCCCACTGCCGCCGCCACACATGACAGCCATGCCCGTTAACATGCCTCCTCCCAGCTTTCACGGTAACGGCAGCGCTCACGGGACCAACCATGTGCTGGACTATCTGGAGAATCAGGTGCGCGGTATGGACGCCACCAGCCCGCTGTTAcagccgcagccctccatccctCTGCAGCACATGCCTCCTCCTCCCCAACACATGCCGCAACACGTGCCCTTCTCCGCCGGCCCTCCCAGCATGCTCTCCGGCCTGGACGACGGTCCCGCCTCCCGCAGGGTCCCGCCCGGCTCACGAGGAGGACGCTCCAGCGGCTCGTCCGCTTACGGCGCCCCCCGCCACTATCCTCGTCCGGCCATCCCGCGCAGCTACAGTCAGGAAGACGTCCTGGACGCCCGCGGCCGGTCGGGAGAGTACCGTCCTCGCTCGCGCTCCAGGGACGACCTGCTGGCCTACGACCGCCGAGGCCCGTCCCGACGAGACCAATATTCTCCTTTGCCCCGCCGCGGCTCGTGGAGCTCGACCAATGACGAGGACAGCAGACGCGGAGGCGCTCGAGGAGGACGAGGAGGAGGCTGGTCCGAACATCCGCCCAGCTACAGCGAGTACGAGCCCGGGAAGAAGCCGACGAAGCGGCCTGAACGCTTCTCT GATAAAAGTTCTCGCAGCGGCACCAGTATAGTCATCTGA